Proteins from a single region of Nocardiopsis dassonvillei subsp. dassonvillei DSM 43111:
- a CDS encoding M48 family metallopeptidase: MANTPDRVRVRLSEISPRAYEHPADRGALVALRSLRGFDEVFKRLSGLFNERALRLMFLSSAVRVGPTQFPHVYDYVRDAAYVLDMDEVPELYIQMNPKPNAMAIGSNRPFIVMTTGLFDLLDAEEQRFVIGHEVGHILSGHAVYRTMLLALIRLATRVAWVPLGFIGIQAIVAALEEWYRKSELSCDRAGILASQNPEAGKRALMKLAGGSKLVEMNPDAFLEQAREYESGGDARDSLIKLVSLVGQTHPFAVVRLAELHRWIEDGSYQSIVNGDYPRRSTDRDARVGEEARKAADSYKQSWERTGDPLLGTLRDVAGSAASAGGKIFDTVADRWRNGSSRTNQGSGTSS, from the coding sequence ATGGCCAACACACCAGACCGCGTCCGCGTCCGGCTCTCCGAGATCTCGCCCCGCGCCTACGAACACCCCGCAGACCGTGGCGCCCTGGTGGCGCTGCGCTCGCTGCGCGGGTTCGACGAGGTGTTCAAACGCCTGTCGGGGCTGTTCAACGAGCGCGCCCTGCGACTGATGTTCCTGTCCAGTGCCGTCCGGGTCGGTCCCACCCAGTTCCCTCACGTGTACGACTACGTGCGCGACGCCGCCTACGTCCTGGACATGGACGAGGTCCCCGAGCTCTACATCCAGATGAACCCGAAGCCGAACGCCATGGCGATCGGCAGCAACCGCCCGTTCATCGTGATGACCACGGGCCTGTTCGACCTGCTGGACGCCGAGGAGCAGCGCTTCGTCATCGGCCACGAGGTCGGCCACATCCTCAGCGGCCACGCCGTCTACCGCACCATGCTGCTGGCCCTGATCCGGCTGGCCACCCGCGTGGCGTGGGTGCCGCTGGGCTTCATCGGCATCCAGGCCATCGTGGCCGCGCTGGAGGAGTGGTACCGCAAGTCCGAGCTGTCCTGCGACCGCGCCGGGATCCTCGCCAGCCAGAACCCCGAGGCGGGCAAGCGCGCCCTGATGAAGCTGGCGGGCGGCTCCAAGCTCGTGGAGATGAACCCCGACGCCTTCCTTGAGCAGGCCCGCGAGTACGAGTCCGGCGGCGACGCCCGCGACAGCCTCATCAAGCTGGTCAGCCTGGTCGGACAGACGCACCCGTTCGCGGTGGTGCGCCTGGCCGAGCTGCACCGGTGGATCGAGGACGGTTCCTACCAGAGCATCGTCAACGGCGACTACCCGCGCCGCTCCACCGACCGCGACGCCCGGGTGGGCGAGGAGGCCCGCAAGGCCGCCGACTCCTACAAGCAGTCCTGGGAGCGCACGGGCGACCCGCTGCTGGGCACCCTGCGCGACGTCGCGGGCAGCGCGGCCAGCGCGGGCGGCAAGATCTTCGACACCGTCGCCGACCGGTGGCGCAACGGCTCCTCCCGCACCAACCAGGGCTCGGGAACCTCTTCCTGA